A genomic segment from Bradyrhizobium sp. CB1015 encodes:
- a CDS encoding diacylglycerol kinase: MLRIWKATINSRNGLVFAFRSEQAVREEIFALLLSVPLAWFIGATAMRAVELVCSVAFVLTVELLNTAIEKLADRLTMDHDKQIGRVKDMGSAAVGVALLMTGAFWIIAVIERLGFL, encoded by the coding sequence TTGCTGCGGATCTGGAAGGCCACGATCAATTCCCGCAACGGGCTGGTCTTTGCGTTCCGGTCGGAGCAGGCCGTCCGCGAGGAGATCTTTGCGCTGCTGCTGTCGGTGCCGCTTGCCTGGTTCATCGGCGCGACCGCCATGCGCGCGGTCGAATTGGTGTGCTCTGTCGCGTTCGTGCTGACGGTCGAGCTGCTCAATACCGCGATCGAGAAGCTCGCCGACCGGCTGACCATGGATCACGACAAGCAGATCGGCCGCGTCAAGGACATGGGCTCCGCCGCGGTCGGCGTTGCGCTCTTGATGACCGGCGCGTTCTGGATCATTGCCGTCATCGAGCGATTGGGGTTCCTGTAA
- a CDS encoding NAD+ synthase produces MTERLDTFAVTLAQLNPTMGDVEGNAAKVRAARAQAKSDGADLVLFPELFIAGYPPEDLVQKPAFQAACRAAIESLARETADGGPAMLVGTPWVEEGRLYNACALLDGGRIASLRFKCNLPNYGVFDEKRLFSRGPAAGPVTIRGVRIGVPICEDIWLEESEDYENVVETLAETGAEIILVPNGSPYARDKNDVRLSVAVARVTESGLPLVYLNQVCGQDELVFDGASFALNGDLSLAAQLPAFEESIVTLRFSRNGDDWRCTGPIAELAEGDKADYAACVLGLRDYVAKNGFPGVLLGISGGIDSALCAAIAVDALGADQVHGVMLPYRYTAAHSIADAGELAGHLGIRYEVLPIAEAVTGFETILSGIFKNLPPDITEENLQARTRGTLLMAISNKTGLMVVTTGNKSEMSVGYATLYGDMNGGFNPIKDIYKTQVFRLAALRNSWKPDGALGPAGEVIPPDIITRPPTAELRENQTDQDSLPPYDVLDAILERLVEREEPLDQIIAAGFDRETVTRIDHLLNVAEYKRRQAAPGVKVTARNFGRDRRYPITNRFRDKGEPLPATDEALVSRGSTASIDAFEG; encoded by the coding sequence ATGACCGAACGTCTCGACACATTCGCGGTCACGCTCGCCCAGCTCAATCCGACCATGGGCGACGTGGAGGGCAATGCGGCCAAGGTGCGGGCTGCGCGGGCGCAGGCGAAGTCTGACGGCGCCGATCTCGTGCTGTTTCCGGAATTGTTCATCGCCGGCTATCCACCGGAAGACCTGGTGCAGAAGCCCGCCTTCCAGGCCGCCTGCCGCGCCGCGATCGAAAGCCTCGCGCGCGAGACCGCCGATGGCGGGCCCGCGATGCTGGTCGGCACCCCCTGGGTCGAGGAGGGCAGGCTCTACAATGCCTGCGCGCTGCTCGATGGCGGCCGCATCGCGAGCCTGCGTTTCAAGTGCAACCTGCCGAATTACGGCGTGTTCGACGAGAAGCGGCTGTTTTCGCGCGGCCCTGCCGCCGGTCCCGTCACCATACGCGGTGTGCGCATCGGCGTGCCGATCTGCGAGGACATCTGGCTGGAGGAGTCCGAGGACTACGAGAACGTGGTCGAGACGCTGGCCGAGACCGGCGCCGAGATCATCCTGGTGCCGAACGGCTCGCCTTACGCCCGTGACAAGAACGACGTGCGCCTGTCGGTCGCGGTGGCGCGCGTGACCGAGAGCGGGCTGCCGCTGGTCTATCTCAACCAGGTTTGCGGCCAGGACGAGCTCGTCTTCGACGGCGCATCGTTCGCGCTCAACGGCGATCTGTCGCTCGCGGCGCAGCTGCCGGCCTTCGAGGAGAGCATCGTCACGCTGCGCTTCAGCAGAAACGGCGATGACTGGCGCTGCACTGGGCCGATCGCCGAGCTGGCCGAGGGCGACAAGGCGGACTACGCGGCCTGCGTGCTGGGCCTGCGCGATTACGTCGCCAAGAACGGCTTTCCCGGCGTGCTGCTCGGCATTTCCGGCGGCATCGATTCGGCGCTCTGCGCGGCGATCGCGGTCGACGCGCTCGGCGCCGACCAGGTGCATGGCGTGATGCTGCCTTACCGCTACACGGCCGCGCACTCGATCGCCGACGCCGGCGAGCTCGCCGGCCATCTCGGCATCCGCTACGAGGTGCTGCCGATCGCGGAAGCCGTGACCGGGTTCGAGACGATCTTGTCCGGCATCTTCAAGAATCTGCCGCCAGATATCACCGAGGAGAACCTCCAGGCCCGCACCCGCGGCACGCTTCTGATGGCGATCTCCAACAAGACCGGGCTGATGGTGGTGACGACCGGCAACAAGTCGGAGATGTCGGTCGGCTACGCCACGCTCTATGGCGACATGAACGGCGGCTTCAACCCGATCAAGGACATCTACAAGACGCAGGTGTTTCGGCTGGCGGCGTTGCGCAATAGTTGGAAGCCCGACGGCGCGCTCGGACCTGCCGGCGAGGTGATCCCGCCTGACATCATCACGCGCCCGCCGACCGCGGAGCTGCGCGAGAACCAGACCGATCAGGACTCATTGCCGCCTTACGACGTGCTCGACGCCATCCTGGAGCGCCTGGTCGAGCGCGAAGAGCCGCTGGATCAGATCATCGCCGCCGGCTTCGACCGCGAGACCGTCACCCGCATCGACCATCTGCTCAACGTCGCCGAATACAAGCGCCGCCAGGCCGCGCCCGGCGTGAAAGTGACGGCAAGGAATTTCGGCCGCGACCGCCGCTATCCCATCACCAACCGCTTCCGTGACAAGGGCGAGCCGTTGCCGGCGACGGATGAGGCGCTGGTGTCACGCGGAAGCACGGCGTCAATCGACGCATTCGAGGGGTGA
- a CDS encoding cytochrome C oxidase subunit IV family protein — MTNAAVHMEGQLHAPAHGAVATGAVHAKEQQHPIKLYLVVWGWLFVLSTCSYLVDYFGLHGYLRWSLILLFMMLKAGLIVAVFMHMAWERLALAYAILLPPVAVLVFVSIMVLESEYTHFLRVLFFATPS, encoded by the coding sequence ATGACAAACGCGGCGGTACACATGGAAGGACAGCTCCACGCTCCGGCGCATGGCGCAGTCGCAACGGGAGCCGTTCACGCCAAGGAGCAACAGCACCCGATCAAGCTCTACCTCGTGGTCTGGGGCTGGTTATTCGTCCTCAGCACGTGCTCCTACCTCGTCGACTACTTTGGCCTGCACGGCTATCTGAGGTGGTCGCTGATCCTGCTGTTCATGATGTTGAAGGCCGGCCTGATCGTCGCCGTCTTCATGCACATGGCCTGGGAGCGGCTGGCGTTGGCCTATGCCATCCTGCTGCCGCCAGTCGCGGTATTGGTATTTGTGTCGATCATGGTGCTCGAATCCGAATACACGCACTTCCTGAGGGTGCTGTTTTTCGCGACCCCGTCATAG
- a CDS encoding heme-copper oxidase subunit III family protein, whose translation MAETVLTNPGQSPARLEGWRGIAADWASDQRAFKNVSWGKAMMWIFLLSDTFIFSCFLLSYMTARMSTTVPWPNPSEVFALNIGGNHIPLILIAIMTFVLISSSGTMAMAVNFGYRRDRVRTAILMLVTAAFGATFVGMQAFEWTKLIMEGVRPWGNPWGAPQFGASFFMITGFHGTHVTIGVIFLIAIARKVFRGDFDVERRGFFTSRKGYYEIVEITGLYWHFVDLVWVFIFAFFYLW comes from the coding sequence ATGGCTGAGACCGTGCTGACAAATCCAGGCCAATCGCCTGCGCGGCTTGAAGGCTGGCGCGGCATCGCCGCCGACTGGGCGTCCGATCAGCGCGCCTTCAAGAACGTGTCCTGGGGCAAGGCCATGATGTGGATCTTCCTCCTCAGCGACACCTTCATCTTCAGTTGCTTCCTGCTCTCCTACATGACGGCGCGCATGTCGACGACCGTACCGTGGCCGAATCCCAGCGAGGTCTTCGCCCTCAATATTGGGGGCAACCACATTCCCCTGATCCTGATCGCCATAATGACGTTTGTATTGATCAGCAGCAGCGGTACGATGGCGATGGCCGTCAATTTCGGCTACCGGCGCGACCGCGTGAGAACCGCAATCCTGATGCTGGTCACTGCAGCCTTCGGCGCAACCTTCGTCGGAATGCAGGCCTTCGAATGGACCAAGCTGATCATGGAGGGCGTTCGGCCCTGGGGCAATCCATGGGGTGCGCCGCAGTTTGGTGCGAGCTTCTTCATGATCACCGGCTTCCACGGCACCCATGTGACGATCGGTGTGATTTTCCTGATCGCCATTGCGCGGAAGGTCTTTCGCGGCGATTTCGACGTCGAGAGGCGCGGCTTCTTCACGAGCCGCAAGGGGTATTACGAGATCGTCGAGATCACGGGCCTGTACTGGCACTTCGTCGATCTCGTGTGGGTGTTCATCTTCGCATTCTTCTATCTTTGGTGA
- a CDS encoding cytochrome c oxidase subunit 3, with product MSAVILFLAVLAVIAGWWLSQQRLTAKPWLEEGPAGDFPGSDAMTWPAAKVGLGVFLAVASALFVLFISAYSMRMSVVDWRPLPVPRLLWVNTGVLVLSSVALQWSYAAARRHDTEGVVIGLLAGGASAVIFLAGQLLAWQRLGAAGYFVASNPANSFFYLLTAVHGLHLTGGLVALGRTSAKMWRGAQIADMRLSVELCAIYWHFLLLVWLVLLGLLTGWTDDFVNICRQLLS from the coding sequence GTGAGCGCCGTCATCCTGTTCCTGGCTGTGCTTGCGGTGATCGCCGGATGGTGGCTGTCGCAGCAGCGCCTGACGGCCAAGCCCTGGCTGGAGGAAGGCCCGGCCGGTGACTTCCCTGGCAGCGATGCCATGACCTGGCCGGCAGCGAAGGTCGGACTTGGCGTGTTTCTCGCGGTCGCGAGCGCATTGTTCGTCCTCTTCATCAGCGCCTACTCGATGCGCATGAGCGTAGTGGACTGGCGGCCGCTGCCTGTACCGCGGCTGCTGTGGGTCAACACGGGCGTCCTTGTCCTGAGCAGTGTCGCGCTGCAATGGTCGTACGCGGCCGCGCGCCGACACGATACTGAAGGCGTCGTCATCGGTCTGCTCGCGGGCGGAGCATCTGCCGTGATCTTCCTCGCCGGACAGCTCCTGGCCTGGCAACGGCTCGGGGCTGCGGGATATTTCGTGGCGTCCAATCCGGCGAATTCCTTCTTCTACCTGTTGACCGCAGTGCACGGGCTGCATCTGACGGGCGGTCTGGTGGCCTTGGGCCGAACCTCAGCCAAGATGTGGCGCGGCGCCCAGATCGCCGACATGCGCTTGAGCGTGGAGCTGTGCGCCATCTACTGGCACTTCCTGCTGTTGGTCTGGCTTGTCCTGCTCGGTCTTCTCACCGGCTGGACCGACGATTTCGTCAACATCTGCCGCCAATTGCTGAGCTAG
- a CDS encoding cbb3-type cytochrome c oxidase subunit I: MVDIPYEGIRGIPPAEVPDVELYHPRSWWTRYVFSQDAKVIAIQYSLTATAIGLVALVLSWLMRLQLGFPGTFSFIDANQYLQFITMHGMIMVIYLLTALFLGGFGNYLIPLMVGARDMVFPYVNMLSYWVYLLAVLVLASTFFVPGGPTGAGWTLYPPQAILSGTPGQDWGIILMMASLILFIIGFTMGGLNYVVTVLQARTRGMTLMRLPLTVWGIFTATVMALLAFPALFVASVMLLLDRLLGTSFFMPALVEMGTLSKYGGGSPLLFQHLFWFFGHPEVYIVALPAFGIVSDLISTHARKNIFGYRMMVWAIVAIGALSFIVWAHHMYVSGMFPQFGYFFATTTLIIAIPTAIKVYNWVLTLWRGDIHLTVPMLFALGFIITFVNGGLTGLFLGNVVVDVPLSDTMFVVAHFHMVMGVAPIMVVLGAIYHWYPKVTGRMLNEAMGKFHFWVTFLGAYLIFFPMHYLGLLGVPRRYFELGDTTFIPSSAHSLNAFISVVALTVGFSQMVFLFNLAWSLFKGEASGGNPWRATTLEWQTPETPPGHGNWGKELPVVYRWAYDYSVPGAAEDFIPQNQPPRATQPAQGAAS, translated from the coding sequence ATGGTCGATATTCCATATGAAGGGATCCGCGGCATCCCGCCTGCCGAAGTACCTGATGTCGAGCTCTATCATCCGCGGAGCTGGTGGACACGGTATGTCTTCTCGCAGGACGCCAAGGTGATCGCCATTCAGTATTCGCTGACGGCCACGGCCATCGGGCTGGTGGCCCTGGTGCTGTCGTGGCTGATGCGGCTGCAACTGGGATTCCCCGGCACCTTCTCTTTCATCGATGCCAATCAGTACCTCCAATTCATCACCATGCACGGCATGATCATGGTGATTTACCTGCTCACCGCATTGTTCCTGGGCGGCTTCGGCAACTACCTGATCCCGCTGATGGTCGGCGCCCGGGACATGGTCTTCCCTTATGTGAACATGCTGAGCTACTGGGTCTACCTGCTCGCCGTCCTGGTGCTTGCCTCGACATTCTTCGTGCCCGGCGGCCCCACCGGCGCCGGTTGGACGCTGTACCCGCCGCAAGCAATCCTCTCCGGAACGCCCGGGCAGGATTGGGGCATCATTCTCATGATGGCGTCCCTGATCCTGTTCATCATCGGCTTCACCATGGGCGGGCTGAATTACGTGGTCACGGTGTTGCAGGCGCGCACGCGCGGCATGACTTTGATGCGCCTGCCCCTGACGGTGTGGGGCATCTTCACGGCGACCGTCATGGCGCTCCTGGCGTTCCCTGCACTGTTCGTTGCCTCGGTCATGCTGCTGCTCGACCGTCTCTTGGGAACCAGCTTCTTCATGCCTGCCCTCGTCGAGATGGGCACGCTTTCGAAATATGGCGGCGGCAGCCCGCTGCTCTTCCAGCACCTGTTCTGGTTCTTCGGCCATCCCGAAGTCTACATCGTCGCCCTGCCCGCCTTCGGCATCGTCTCCGATCTGATCAGCACGCATGCGCGCAAGAACATCTTTGGTTATCGCATGATGGTCTGGGCGATCGTAGCCATCGGCGCGCTCAGCTTCATCGTATGGGCGCACCACATGTATGTGAGCGGCATGTTCCCGCAATTCGGGTACTTCTTCGCCACCACGACGCTCATCATCGCAATCCCCACCGCGATCAAGGTCTACAACTGGGTGCTGACCCTGTGGCGCGGCGACATTCATCTCACGGTGCCGATGCTGTTCGCCCTCGGCTTCATCATCACCTTCGTGAACGGCGGGCTCACCGGCCTCTTCCTCGGCAACGTCGTCGTGGACGTGCCCCTCTCGGATACCATGTTCGTGGTCGCCCATTTCCACATGGTGATGGGCGTGGCACCGATCATGGTCGTGCTCGGCGCGATCTATCACTGGTACCCAAAGGTCACGGGGCGGATGCTGAACGAGGCCATGGGCAAGTTTCATTTCTGGGTCACCTTCCTCGGCGCCTACCTGATCTTCTTCCCCATGCACTATCTTGGACTGCTCGGGGTGCCGCGCCGGTATTTCGAACTCGGAGATACGACGTTCATCCCGTCCTCGGCCCATTCACTCAACGCTTTCATCTCCGTGGTGGCCTTGACCGTCGGCTTCAGCCAGATGGTGTTCCTGTTCAACCTCGCCTGGAGCTTGTTCAAAGGTGAGGCCTCGGGCGGCAATCCGTGGCGGGCGACGACGCTGGAGTGGCAGACGCCGGAGACGCCCCCAGGACACGGCAATTGGGGCAAGGAGCTCCCGGTCGTGTACCGCTGGGCCTATGACTACAGTGTGCCCGGCGCCGCGGAGGATTTCATTCCGCAGAACCAGCCGCCGCGCGCGACGCAGCCCGCTCAGGGAGCTGCTTCGTGA
- a CDS encoding cytochrome c oxidase subunit II, producing MAVALILLLVAIGSVMFHIYSPWWWTPIATNWAYIDHTINITFWITGFVFVAVIAFMAYCVFRFHHREGRRADYNPENKRLEWWLSVGTGVGVAAMLAPGLVVWHQFVTVPADATEVEVMGQQWQWSFRLPGKDGQLGTSDVRNIASDNPMGLNRDDRHAQDDVVIENGDLHLQVGKPVKVLLRSVDVLHDFYVPEFRAKMDMVPGMVTYFWITPIRTGTFDVLCAELCGAAHYQMRAKVIVDEEREYHAWLEQQKTFAELSPAKAVVKATYQSGGK from the coding sequence ATGGCTGTCGCACTGATACTGCTTCTGGTCGCGATCGGCTCGGTGATGTTTCACATCTACAGCCCGTGGTGGTGGACGCCGATCGCCACGAACTGGGCCTATATCGACCACACCATCAACATCACGTTCTGGATCACGGGCTTTGTTTTCGTCGCCGTGATCGCCTTCATGGCTTACTGCGTCTTCCGGTTTCACCACAGAGAGGGAAGACGGGCCGACTACAATCCGGAAAACAAAAGGCTCGAATGGTGGCTGAGCGTCGGGACCGGCGTCGGCGTCGCGGCCATGCTGGCGCCTGGCCTCGTGGTCTGGCACCAGTTCGTGACGGTGCCTGCGGATGCCACCGAGGTCGAGGTCATGGGCCAGCAATGGCAGTGGAGCTTCCGCCTTCCGGGCAAGGACGGGCAGTTGGGCACATCGGATGTCCGCAACATCGCCTCCGACAATCCGATGGGGCTCAACCGTGACGACCGGCACGCGCAGGACGATGTCGTGATCGAGAACGGCGACCTGCACCTTCAGGTCGGAAAGCCGGTCAAGGTTCTGCTCCGCTCGGTTGATGTCCTGCATGATTTCTACGTTCCCGAATTCCGGGCCAAGATGGACATGGTTCCAGGCATGGTGACCTATTTCTGGATCACGCCGATCCGAACCGGAACCTTCGATGTCCTCTGCGCGGAGCTTTGCGGCGCTGCTCACTATCAGATGCGGGCCAAGGTCATCGTCGACGAAGAGCGTGAATATCACGCTTGGCTGGAGCAACAAAAAACGTTCGCAGAATTATCGCCGGCAAAAGCCGTCGTGAAGGCGACGTACCAATCCGGCGGCAAGTAG
- a CDS encoding DUF2189 domain-containing protein: protein MATLYSHDIRRHAFGEAASYPIRKISLSDLTEVLRLGWEDFQAMPSHAIVVCLIYPVLGLVLFRMVLGYSVLPLLFPLAAGFALIGPFAAIGLYELSRRRERGEEVEAWDAIKVLRAPSFGAMVELGVLLLVLFGAWIGVANAIYVSIFGHAAAASIPDFATRVLTTPEGWSLIIIGCGVGFLFALVALCVSVVSFPLMLDRHATAIDAIRTSLRAVAANPVAMAGWGLIVAALLVIGSLPLFVGLAVVLPVLGHASWHLYRRVVEPNPNPPDAPPPPPKGRRYAADFPANLFPWSREGEP, encoded by the coding sequence ATGGCCACTCTGTACTCCCACGACATCAGGCGGCACGCATTCGGCGAAGCGGCCTCCTATCCCATTCGCAAGATCAGCTTGTCCGACTTGACCGAGGTCCTGCGCCTGGGTTGGGAGGATTTCCAGGCGATGCCGAGTCACGCGATCGTCGTGTGCCTGATTTATCCCGTTCTCGGTCTCGTCCTGTTCAGGATGGTGCTCGGCTATTCGGTGCTGCCGCTACTGTTTCCGCTGGCCGCCGGCTTTGCCTTGATCGGTCCTTTTGCCGCGATCGGTCTCTACGAACTCAGCCGTCGTCGCGAGCGCGGCGAGGAGGTCGAAGCGTGGGATGCGATCAAGGTGCTGCGCGCCCCGTCGTTCGGCGCCATGGTCGAGCTCGGCGTGCTCCTGCTGGTCCTGTTCGGGGCCTGGATCGGTGTCGCGAACGCGATCTATGTTTCGATCTTCGGTCATGCGGCTGCCGCAAGCATTCCCGACTTCGCAACGCGCGTGCTGACGACACCGGAAGGCTGGTCGCTCATCATCATCGGTTGCGGTGTCGGCTTCCTGTTTGCGCTTGTGGCATTGTGCGTCAGCGTCGTGTCATTTCCGTTGATGCTCGATCGCCATGCGACTGCGATCGACGCGATCCGGACGTCGCTCCGAGCGGTGGCGGCGAATCCGGTTGCGATGGCCGGATGGGGCCTCATCGTGGCGGCGCTGCTCGTGATCGGCTCGCTGCCGCTCTTCGTCGGCCTCGCCGTCGTTCTGCCGGTGCTCGGCCATGCCTCCTGGCACCTCTATCGGCGGGTGGTCGAGCCCAATCCGAACCCACCGGACGCACCGCCGCCGCCCCCGAAGGGCAGGCGCTACGCGGCAGACTTTCCGGCCAATCTCTTCCCGTGGAGCCGCGAGGGCGAGCCGTAA
- a CDS encoding DUF2865 domain-containing protein: MADMPEFFSLLRARPLLACTVLLGTVVLANGALAQAGPPPQPGQNGLGPNPMCVRLEAQLAALDRGGGGDAAREEQIRRYQDSQAKQQAELDRVTMQAKRMGCDSSGFFSLFNGQSAQCGPVNTQIQQMRVNLDQITGNLERLRGGPGASPERDNQRRSVLMALAQNNCGPQYANAAQSQGGGNFLSNLFGGNNPNNPQAMPPSDLGPQSGTFRTVCVRTCDGAYFPISFATVPARFPDDEKTCKALCPAAEAVLYTHRNPGEDMNAAVSIGGQPYTALPTAFKFRSEFNPSCSCKAAGQTWADALKSADDKASVEQQGDIIVTEESARKMQQQRLNKGTPPANAKKGAAGASATPTTATAPAATPPADAAPATSSENKPIRSVGPTFLPQQQK; the protein is encoded by the coding sequence ATGGCGGATATGCCTGAATTCTTCTCTCTCCTCCGTGCCCGCCCCCTCCTTGCCTGCACCGTGCTCCTCGGCACCGTCGTGCTCGCCAATGGCGCTTTGGCGCAGGCCGGCCCGCCGCCCCAGCCCGGCCAGAACGGGCTCGGACCGAACCCGATGTGCGTGCGCCTGGAAGCCCAGCTCGCCGCGCTCGATCGTGGCGGCGGGGGTGATGCCGCGCGCGAAGAGCAGATCCGCCGCTATCAGGATTCCCAGGCCAAGCAGCAGGCCGAGCTCGACCGCGTCACCATGCAGGCCAAGCGCATGGGCTGCGATTCCTCCGGCTTCTTCTCGCTGTTCAACGGCCAGTCGGCGCAGTGCGGTCCCGTCAATACCCAGATCCAGCAGATGCGCGTCAACCTGGACCAGATCACCGGCAATCTCGAGCGGCTGCGCGGCGGTCCCGGCGCCAGCCCGGAGCGCGACAACCAGCGCCGCTCGGTGCTGATGGCGCTGGCGCAGAACAATTGCGGCCCGCAATACGCCAACGCCGCGCAGTCCCAAGGCGGCGGCAATTTCCTGAGCAATCTGTTCGGCGGCAACAACCCGAACAATCCGCAAGCCATGCCGCCCTCCGATCTCGGCCCGCAATCCGGCACCTTCCGCACCGTCTGCGTGCGCACCTGCGACGGCGCCTATTTCCCGATCTCCTTTGCCACCGTGCCGGCGCGCTTTCCCGACGACGAGAAGACCTGCAAGGCGCTGTGCCCGGCCGCGGAAGCCGTGCTCTACACCCATCGCAATCCCGGCGAGGACATGAACGCGGCGGTCTCGATCGGCGGCCAGCCCTACACGGCGCTGCCGACCGCGTTCAAATTCCGCAGCGAGTTCAACCCGTCCTGCTCCTGCAAGGCGGCGGGGCAGACCTGGGCGGATGCGCTGAAATCCGCCGACGACAAGGCGAGCGTCGAGCAGCAGGGCGACATTATCGTCACCGAGGAAAGCGCCAGGAAGATGCAGCAGCAGCGGCTCAATAAGGGCACGCCGCCTGCCAATGCCAAGAAGGGCGCGGCCGGCGCATCGGCGACACCGACCACGGCGACGGCACCGGCTGCAACGCCGCCGGCGGATGCAGCCCCCGCGACGTCGTCGGAGAACAAGCCGATCCGCTCGGTCGGCCCGACCTTCCTGCCGCAGCAGCAGAAGTAG
- the cysS gene encoding cysteine--tRNA ligase has protein sequence MELRLYDTLSREKRTFVPLDPNNVRMYVCGPTVYDFAHIGNARPVIVFDVLFRLLRHLYGEAHVKYVRNITDVDDKINDRAARDFPGLPLNEAIRKVTEQTGKQFHADVDALGALRPSVEPRATEHIGEMREIIERLVAGGFAYVAEDHVLFSPQAMNAVNSALPRYGALSKRSLDEMIAGARVDVAPYKRDATDFVLWKPSKPGEPSWPSPAGIKAEGRPGWHIECSAMAWKHLGEHFDIHGGGIDLVFPHHENEVAQTCCAFHRERMANYWMHNGFLQVESEKMSKSLGNFITIHELLGDWPGEVLRLNMLKTHYRSPIDWTMKSLEESAKTLDDWYRVAADIAPGEPAVSVVEPLLDDLNTPQAISALHGLRGNDIAGLAGSLRLLGFLSESAAQWEGRKQQASGVDAKEVERLLAERTAARSRKDFKESDRIRDLLAAMGVAIKDSKEGTTWEIAR, from the coding sequence ATGGAATTGCGTCTTTACGATACGCTGAGCCGGGAAAAGCGCACCTTCGTGCCGCTCGATCCGAACAACGTCCGCATGTATGTCTGCGGACCGACGGTCTATGACTTCGCCCATATCGGCAATGCGCGGCCGGTGATCGTGTTCGACGTGCTGTTTCGCCTGCTGCGCCACCTCTATGGCGAGGCGCATGTCAAATATGTCCGCAACATCACCGACGTCGACGACAAGATCAACGACCGCGCCGCGCGCGACTTTCCCGGCCTGCCGCTGAACGAGGCCATTCGCAAGGTCACCGAGCAGACGGGAAAACAGTTTCACGCCGACGTCGACGCGCTCGGCGCACTGCGGCCGAGCGTCGAGCCGCGCGCCACCGAGCATATCGGCGAGATGCGCGAGATCATCGAGCGGCTGGTCGCCGGCGGCTTTGCCTATGTCGCCGAGGACCACGTGCTGTTCTCGCCGCAGGCGATGAACGCGGTCAATTCCGCGCTGCCGCGCTATGGCGCGCTGTCGAAGCGCTCGCTCGACGAGATGATCGCGGGCGCGCGGGTCGATGTTGCGCCCTACAAGCGTGATGCGACCGACTTCGTGCTGTGGAAGCCGTCCAAGCCGGGCGAACCCTCCTGGCCGTCGCCGGCCGGCATCAAGGCGGAGGGGCGTCCGGGCTGGCATATCGAGTGCTCGGCGATGGCCTGGAAGCATCTCGGCGAGCACTTCGACATCCACGGCGGCGGCATCGACCTCGTGTTTCCGCACCACGAGAACGAGGTCGCGCAGACCTGCTGCGCGTTCCACCGCGAGCGCATGGCGAATTATTGGATGCACAACGGCTTTTTGCAGGTCGAGAGCGAGAAGATGTCGAAGAGCCTCGGCAACTTCATCACGATTCACGAGCTGCTTGGGGATTGGCCGGGTGAGGTGCTGCGCCTCAACATGCTGAAGACGCATTACCGCTCGCCGATCGACTGGACCATGAAGTCGTTGGAGGAGAGCGCCAAGACGCTCGACGACTGGTATCGCGTCGCGGCCGACATCGCGCCCGGCGAGCCGGCTGTGTCGGTGGTCGAACCGCTGCTCGACGACCTCAACACGCCGCAGGCGATCTCGGCGCTGCACGGCCTGCGCGGCAACGATATCGCCGGTCTTGCGGGCTCGTTGCGGCTGCTCGGATTCCTGTCCGAGAGCGCGGCGCAGTGGGAAGGGCGCAAGCAGCAGGCGAGCGGGGTCGATGCCAAGGAGGTCGAGCGCCTGCTCGCGGAGCGGACAGCCGCCCGTAGCCGGAAAGACTTCAAGGAGTCCGACCGCATCCGCGATCTGCTTGCTGCGATGGGGGTTGCGATCAAGGACTCGAAGGAAGGCACGACCTGGGAGATCGCGCGATGA
- a CDS encoding GNAT family N-acetyltransferase has protein sequence MGQTLPKPALRPFLPADVPVLAAIFAASIEELTGDDYSEAQQEAWMAAAEDEEFGKHLASDLTLIATLEGSPVGFASLRGNDHIRMLYVHPAVAGQGIATMLVDALEKLAGSRGAKSLSVDASDTAEGFFAKRGYTAQQRNSVTMNDEWLANTTMKKTLGAGQ, from the coding sequence ATGGGACAGACTTTGCCAAAGCCCGCGCTTAGGCCTTTCCTGCCGGCGGATGTGCCGGTGCTCGCCGCGATCTTCGCCGCCAGCATCGAGGAATTGACCGGTGACGATTATAGCGAGGCGCAGCAGGAAGCCTGGATGGCGGCGGCCGAGGACGAGGAGTTCGGCAAGCACCTTGCGTCCGACCTGACGCTGATCGCGACGCTGGAAGGCTCGCCCGTCGGCTTCGCCTCGCTGCGCGGCAACGATCACATCCGCATGCTCTATGTGCATCCGGCCGTAGCCGGGCAGGGCATCGCGACCATGCTGGTGGACGCGCTGGAGAAGCTCGCCGGCAGCCGCGGCGCCAAGAGTCTCTCGGTTGACGCCAGCGATACCGCGGAGGGCTTCTTCGCCAAGCGCGGCTACACCGCCCAGCAGCGCAACAGCGTCACGATGAATGACGAGTGGCTCGCCAATACCACGATGAAGAAGACGCTCGGAGCGGGGCAATGA